The nucleotide window GAAGAAACTCGCGTGTGGCGTGAGGTCGCACCGAAGCTGCACGAACTGCACGACAAGTACGCGTGTGCCCTCTACCTCCGTGCGAAAGACGAACTTGCGATCACGGAAACCGAAATCCCCCAACTGAAAACTATCAGCGACCGCCTCGCGTGCGAAACGCAAATGCACCTAGTTCCGGCAGAGGGTGCGCTGCCGTACCGCACGTTCTACCAGTACATTGCCGGCCGCGGGTTCCCGGTCACGCAGTTCATCCGGCACGGTTCGCACCCGGAATTCACGCCGGAGCCGGACATGATCCACGACTGTCTGGGGCACGTGCCGCCCGTCATGAACCGGGATTACGCGGAGCTTCTGACGCTGATCGGCAAGGCCGCCGCGGCCACCCCGCACGGCGACCAAGTGCTGGCGCTGAAGCGGTTCAGTTGGTTCAGCATCGAGTTCGGGCTGATCGAGGAGGCGGGCGAGGTAAAAGTGTTCGGCGCCGGCATCCTGTCGAGTACCGGCGAGATTCCGCACGCGCTGTTCTCACCGAGCGCAACCCGGCACCCGTTCGTAACGGACACGGTCATCGCCACGGACTACGACCCGTCGCAGATGCAGAAGGACTTTTTCGTCGCGCCGTCGCTACTGTTCCTCCGGCGCGAGTTGGAAGCACTGGTCCGGCGGTTCGGTATACCTGTTCTCTGATCGCTGTTTTGTATTCGGTCCCCATCTCGCGAGGCGATGGGACCAGCCCTAACTAACCACCACACCTCCAATGGCAGACATTCCGCTCCGGAAGATCGATCACGTCCGGTTCTTCGTCGGCAACGCGCGACAGAGCGCGTTCTTCTACCGGAACG belongs to Gemmata obscuriglobus and includes:
- a CDS encoding phenylalanine 4-monooxygenase codes for the protein MNTSPETLVEYGRAIDGHQMVEPPDVTALELEPNHPGEHDAEYVARRQYLFDLTRRHRLERLGPPLIDYTAEETRVWREVAPKLHELHDKYACALYLRAKDELAITETEIPQLKTISDRLACETQMHLVPAEGALPYRTFYQYIAGRGFPVTQFIRHGSHPEFTPEPDMIHDCLGHVPPVMNRDYAELLTLIGKAAAATPHGDQVLALKRFSWFSIEFGLIEEAGEVKVFGAGILSSTGEIPHALFSPSATRHPFVTDTVIATDYDPSQMQKDFFVAPSLLFLRRELEALVRRFGIPVL